A portion of the Lolium rigidum isolate FL_2022 chromosome 1, APGP_CSIRO_Lrig_0.1, whole genome shotgun sequence genome contains these proteins:
- the LOC124683414 gene encoding protein TIFY 6a-like, with protein MERDFLGAIGRTKEEPEMEDAGGGKPESDYLGGAAPPATQWQYQAKAGATPAFMSFRPAAEGTRDSFSAFRQQQQQPAVVTPHHHQSQFGFDGRVSPQQYAAAVAHAHGVDSYDVPARHHLGVAQAAGSRPFHHPMQLNPGNPMLRVQSLPSVAAGAVPFKNQYLMMNSPVPSSTVGVYGPRDLRNPEATRMTIFYNGAVNVFDVPMEKAHELLVQASRASIIPSTMHKSDSPVSADARFAAPEVSLVNKIAIQKSENFVPRVPAISSPVPIMPQPAALSKSTSSSNNESAGPTSSGVPSAVPPASQASTAEPLQQAISAAAAAAVTPRAVPQARKASLARFLEKRKERVSTVVPYPSSKSPLDSSDSAPSKSSGTDVALSTNNGQEPASIGLSRNISFSSNKVPSTDLQI; from the exons ATGGAGAGGGACTTCCTCGGCGCGATTGGGAGGACCAAGGAGGAGCCAGAGATGGaggacgccggcggcggcaagCCGGAATCAG ATTACCTGGGAGGAGCAGCGCCGCCCGCCACGCAGTGGCAGTACCAGGCCAAGGCCGGCGCCACTCCGGCGTTCATGTCATTCCGGCCAGCGGCGGAGGGCaccagggactcgttctccgcgttccggcagcagcagcagcagccggccgTCGTCACGCCCCATCATCATCAG AGTCAGTTCGGATTCGACGGCCGTGTCAGCCCGCAGCAGTACGCCGCCGCTGTGGCGCACGCGCATGGCGTTGATTCCTACGACGTGCCGGCTCGTCATCATCTGGGAGTAGCACAAGCTGCTGGATCCAGGCCGTTTCACCACCCGATGCAGCTCAATCCGGGGAACCCCATGCTCAGGGTGCAGAGCCTCCCGAGTGTTGCCGCAGGTGCCGTCCCGTTCAAGAACCAGTATCTCATGATGAACAGCCCCGTGCCTAGCTCTACAGTTGGTGTCTACGGTCCAAG GGACCTGCGAAACCCAGAGGCTACGCGGATGACCATATTCTATAACGGCGCCGTGAATGTATTCGACGTCCCGATGGAGAAG GCGCATGAACTACTGGTTCAAGCTAGCAGGGCATCTATTATTCCAAGCACAATGCATAAATCAGATTCGCCTGTTTCCGCTGATGCGAGATTTGCAGCACCTGAGGTTTCGCTTGTGAACAAGATTGCAATCCAGAAATCAGAGAACTTTGTGCCTCGTGTACCTGCCATTTCTAGCCCAGTCCCTATCATGCCACAACCTGCTGCTCTCTCCAAGAGCACGTCGAGCTCTAACAATGAGAGCGCAGGCCCGACATCTTCAGGCGTGCCGTCGGCTGTTCCTCCAGCAAGCCAGGCATCCACGGCTGAACCACTGCAGCAGGCGATTTCTGCTGCTGCGGCAGCAGCTGTTACGCCAAGAG CTGTCCCTCAAGCCCGTAAAGCATCACTTGCCCGATTCTTGGAGAAGCGAAAGGAAAG AGTTTCTACCGTCGTGCCATACCCATCGTCCAAGAGCCCATTGGACAGCAGCGACAGCGCGCCAAGCAAGTCATCCGGCACAGACGTTGCTCTGTCGACCAACAACGGCCAGGAGCCTGCGAGCATAGGGCTCTCAAGGAACATCAGCTTCAGCAGCAACAAAGTCCCCAGCACAGATTTACAGATCTGA